One genomic region from Leptospira tipperaryensis encodes:
- a CDS encoding ATP-dependent Clp protease proteolytic subunit translates to MPETEKIQEVFEELTGSKISKNFLDHRKIFLWGPVTDESSKDLVGKLLFLEMKDPGKPITFFINSPGGVVTSGMTVFDTIQMITSPVHTVCMGMAASMGSVLLAAGKKGERSIWPNGKVMIHQPSIGGQIVAPATDLKIHAEEILKTKAKLNQILADACGHPVSKLEEDTDRDYYMDAEEALKYGIVDKLATTIDFS, encoded by the coding sequence ATGCCAGAAACAGAAAAAATCCAGGAAGTATTCGAAGAACTCACAGGAAGTAAAATTTCTAAAAATTTCCTCGACCACAGAAAGATTTTTCTCTGGGGTCCGGTAACCGACGAATCGTCTAAGGACTTGGTCGGCAAACTCCTCTTCTTGGAAATGAAAGATCCAGGAAAACCAATCACGTTTTTTATCAATAGCCCCGGCGGTGTCGTTACTTCCGGAATGACCGTATTCGATACGATTCAGATGATCACTTCACCGGTTCACACGGTTTGTATGGGAATGGCCGCCTCTATGGGTTCCGTTCTTCTCGCGGCCGGAAAAAAAGGAGAACGTTCGATTTGGCCGAATGGAAAAGTGATGATTCACCAACCAAGCATCGGCGGACAAATCGTAGCTCCCGCGACGGATTTAAAAATCCACGCGGAGGAAATTCTCAAAACAAAAGCCAAATTGAATCAGATTCTCGCGGACGCTTGCGGACATCCCGTTTCTAAACTCGAAGAAGATACGGATCGCGACTATTATATGGACGCTGAAGAAGCGCTCAAATACGGAATCGTAGATAAGCTCGCGACAACAATCGACTTTAGCTGA
- the eno gene encoding phosphopyruvate hydratase, translating to MSHNSQIQKIHAREIIDSRGNPTVEVDVTLVDGSFGRAAVPSGASTGEYEAVELRDGDKHRYLGKGVLKAVEHVNIKIQEVLKGEDALDQNRIDQLMLDADGTKNKGKLGANAILGTSLAVAKASAAYSKLPLYRYIGGNFARELPVPMMNIINGGAHADNNVDFQEFMILPVGAKSFREGLRMGAEVFHSLKGVLKSKNLNTAVGDEGGFAPNLTSNVEAIEVILQAIEKAGYKPEKDVLLGLDAASSEFYDKSKKKYVLGAENNKEFSSSELVDYYANLVSKYPIITIEDGLDENDWDGWKLLSEKLGKKIQLVGDDLFVTNIEKLSKGIASGVGNSILIKVNQIGSLSETLASIEMAKKAKYTNVVSHRSGETEDVTISHIAVATNAGQIKTGSLSRTDRIAKYNELLRIEEELGKSAIYKGRETFYNL from the coding sequence ATGTCTCATAACTCTCAAATTCAAAAAATACACGCTCGGGAAATCATAGACTCCCGCGGAAATCCGACCGTAGAAGTGGATGTTACCTTAGTAGACGGCTCCTTTGGTAGAGCCGCGGTTCCTTCCGGCGCTTCGACCGGAGAATACGAGGCCGTAGAACTCAGAGACGGCGACAAACACCGCTATCTCGGAAAAGGAGTTCTCAAAGCGGTCGAACACGTAAACATAAAGATCCAGGAAGTTCTCAAAGGCGAAGACGCACTCGATCAAAATAGAATCGATCAGTTGATGCTCGACGCGGACGGAACCAAAAACAAAGGAAAACTCGGAGCCAACGCGATCCTCGGAACGTCACTCGCCGTTGCCAAGGCGTCTGCGGCTTATTCCAAACTTCCATTATACCGTTATATTGGAGGAAACTTTGCGAGAGAACTTCCGGTTCCGATGATGAACATCATCAACGGAGGAGCTCACGCGGACAACAACGTGGACTTTCAAGAATTTATGATTCTTCCCGTGGGAGCCAAAAGTTTCCGGGAAGGACTCCGAATGGGAGCCGAAGTATTCCATTCCTTAAAAGGCGTTCTCAAAAGTAAGAATCTGAACACGGCCGTGGGTGACGAAGGCGGTTTTGCTCCGAACCTCACGAGCAACGTGGAAGCGATCGAAGTCATTCTTCAGGCGATCGAAAAGGCCGGTTATAAACCGGAAAAAGACGTTTTATTAGGTTTGGATGCGGCTTCTTCCGAGTTTTACGACAAAAGCAAAAAGAAATACGTACTCGGTGCCGAAAATAATAAAGAGTTCTCCAGTTCCGAATTGGTAGATTATTATGCGAATTTGGTCTCCAAATATCCGATCATTACGATCGAAGACGGTTTGGACGAAAACGACTGGGACGGCTGGAAACTTCTTTCCGAAAAATTAGGAAAGAAAATTCAGCTTGTAGGAGACGATCTCTTTGTTACAAACATTGAGAAACTTTCCAAAGGAATCGCTTCCGGAGTCGGTAACTCGATCCTGATCAAAGTAAATCAGATCGGTTCCCTTTCCGAAACTCTCGCGTCGATTGAAATGGCGAAAAAAGCCAAATACACGAACGTGGTGAGTCACCGAAGCGGGGAAACCGAAGACGTTACGATCTCTCATATCGCAGTTGCGACTAACGCGGGACAGATCAAGACGGGTTCTCTTTCCAGAACGGATCGAATTGCAAAATACAACGAGCTTCTTAGAATCGAAGAGGAACTCGGAAAATCGGCGATTTACAAAGGTAGGGAGACTTTTTATAATCTTTAA
- a CDS encoding septum formation initiator family protein, with amino-acid sequence MTSLSTKVFWFSCFLSGLFYFVVLGESGIVVRSQLEESLASLQLDVERLSYENRQLEEKQRILKNDQVALEREARRFYLLSENAQIIKFRETENVGELKPILASRLNAFRPGKQFPVPPIQFIRIFYAIFASFTCIGVFIKMRKKKLDFSNN; translated from the coding sequence ATGACTTCTCTTTCGACAAAAGTCTTTTGGTTCTCTTGTTTTCTCTCAGGACTCTTCTACTTCGTAGTCCTGGGAGAATCCGGGATCGTAGTACGTTCCCAACTCGAAGAATCCCTCGCTTCGCTCCAGTTGGACGTGGAAAGACTTTCCTATGAGAATAGACAGTTGGAAGAGAAACAAAGGATTCTAAAAAACGATCAAGTGGCCCTCGAAAGAGAGGCCCGAAGATTCTATCTTTTGAGCGAAAATGCACAGATTATAAAATTCAGAGAAACAGAGAACGTTGGAGAGTTAAAACCCATTCTCGCGTCCAGACTCAATGCGTTCCGTCCCGGGAAACAATTTCCGGTTCCACCGATACAATTTATTCGGATTTTCTACGCAATCTTTGCTAGTTTTACTTGTATTGGAGTTTTCATAAAAATGAGGAAGAAGAAACTGGACTTTAGCAACAACTAA
- a CDS encoding DUF4416 family protein yields the protein MNSPKKKPLEKEKLTRPPGASFFIVIAYEDAEMFYSIKARTEKKFSATLYESNPMPTWKDPEADLWNQFPGRHTKILSFKRRIHREELPSIQKECLAIQNAALEKDSGIRIFPGYLCSHSVVMASVRDDFHRIYLFNGVYAETVYNYQKQKMVSRETAPPFFKTPEAVYFFTSLRESYVQNITKN from the coding sequence ATGAATTCCCCCAAAAAGAAACCTCTTGAAAAGGAAAAGTTGACCCGACCACCCGGAGCTTCCTTCTTCATCGTAATCGCTTATGAAGACGCGGAAATGTTTTATTCGATCAAGGCGAGGACTGAAAAAAAATTCTCAGCCACGTTGTATGAAAGCAATCCGATGCCCACTTGGAAGGATCCCGAGGCGGATCTCTGGAATCAATTCCCGGGAAGACATACGAAAATTCTTTCTTTTAAAAGAAGAATTCATAGAGAAGAACTTCCTTCGATTCAGAAAGAATGTCTGGCGATTCAGAATGCGGCTCTTGAAAAAGACAGCGGGATTCGAATTTTTCCCGGTTATCTTTGCAGCCATTCCGTAGTGATGGCATCCGTTCGGGACGATTTTCATAGAATTTATCTTTTCAACGGAGTCTATGCAGAAACGGTTTATAACTATCAAAAGCAGAAGATGGTGAGCAGAGAGACGGCTCCTCCTTTTTTCAAAACCCCGGAAGCGGTTTACTTTTTCACAAGTCTGAGAGAATCCTATGTACAAAACATTACAAAAAACTAA
- a CDS encoding DUF1640 domain-containing protein: protein MDLSTLPVYSLLLSMFVGFGTLFGFLRLFWKDIKVEFKELSTELKSEIREVRLESKADNQSLRSEFLNSYSELKSNISELRVEVSDLRAEVKSDISELRVEVSDLRAEVKSDISELRAEVKSDISELRKEVKNDIQRIDRNIFYLRKRMDVLVDSLALRFLSSNFFGEPKKQV from the coding sequence ATGGATCTCTCCACCCTTCCTGTATATTCTCTTCTTTTGTCGATGTTCGTTGGTTTTGGTACTCTTTTTGGTTTCCTTCGTCTCTTCTGGAAGGATATCAAAGTTGAATTTAAAGAACTTAGTACCGAGTTGAAATCCGAAATTCGGGAAGTTCGTTTGGAATCCAAAGCAGATAATCAAAGTTTAAGATCGGAATTCCTGAATTCTTATTCCGAATTAAAATCCAATATCTCTGAACTTCGTGTGGAAGTATCCGATCTTCGAGCCGAGGTAAAATCCGATATCTCTGAACTTCGTGTGGAAGTATCCGATCTTCGAGCCGAGGTAAAATCCGATATCTCTGAACTTCGAGCCGAAGTAAAATCCGATATCTCTGAACTTCGTAAAGAAGTGAAGAACGATATTCAAAGAATTGATAGAAACATTTTTTATCTTCGAAAGAGAATGGATGTGCTCGTCGACAGTTTAGCCTTACGCTTTCTCTCTTCTAATTTCTTTGGCGAACCCAAAAAACAAGTTTGA
- the lcpA gene encoding complement regulator-acquiring protein LcpA: MYKTLQKTNSLLVLLFAIWIINCAPSKLEIVSITLCDHFNRAGECLEPVEKNHHYKVEIPNVKKPDTWEKFANYLYFHARETPGFILRFNRKFLPSEAKAIKDSYFATMNLSGTVERMEGFEMGEDWIGSFQYLGSMIKDKLKKENRLGSFPYTNTIFPAEVEFKFNSSLFEGEEKTKINLSFTVLPPEK, from the coding sequence ATGTACAAAACATTACAAAAAACTAATTCACTACTCGTTCTTTTATTCGCTATTTGGATTATAAATTGCGCACCTTCGAAATTGGAAATCGTTTCGATCACTCTCTGCGATCATTTCAACCGAGCCGGAGAATGTCTGGAACCCGTTGAAAAAAATCATCACTACAAAGTGGAGATTCCCAACGTCAAAAAGCCCGATACCTGGGAAAAATTTGCGAATTATCTTTACTTCCATGCGAGGGAAACTCCCGGTTTTATTCTTAGATTCAATCGCAAATTCCTTCCTTCCGAAGCAAAAGCGATCAAGGATTCTTACTTCGCAACGATGAATCTTTCCGGAACCGTAGAAAGAATGGAAGGTTTTGAGATGGGAGAAGATTGGATCGGATCCTTTCAATATTTGGGATCAATGATCAAGGACAAACTTAAAAAAGAAAATCGATTGGGGTCCTTTCCTTATACGAATACGATTTTTCCTGCGGAAGTGGAATTCAAATTCAATTCTTCTCTTTTTGAAGGAGAAGAAAAAACAAAGATCAATCTGAGTTTTACCGTTTTACCTCCGGAGAAGTAA
- a CDS encoding STAS domain-containing protein gives MILNEIIISTEKIDNVQVMKLQGSINSFTEKKFRDQLSDSIRSGPVILDLEEVSLISSRGIQSLKEMNQLSFTSRNKLVLIHPTDSVKNAIKMAALNGLFLIAPDEESALKMTMKNR, from the coding sequence ATGATCCTGAATGAAATCATCATTTCTACGGAAAAAATCGACAACGTTCAGGTTATGAAGCTCCAAGGTTCCATCAACTCATTTACTGAAAAAAAATTCAGAGATCAACTTTCTGATTCGATCCGGTCCGGGCCTGTAATTTTGGATTTGGAAGAGGTGAGTTTGATTTCTTCTCGAGGGATTCAATCTTTGAAAGAAATGAATCAGTTGAGTTTTACATCCCGGAATAAATTGGTTCTGATTCATCCGACCGATTCCGTTAAGAATGCGATCAAGATGGCGGCCCTGAACGGCCTCTTTTTAATTGCTCCCGATGAAGAGTCGGCCTTGAAAATGACGATGAAAAATAGGTAG
- a CDS encoding DUF6989 domain-containing protein — MKFSEKHVLGFHAVFTILAALILFSPGSLSTGWRMFCIVLLYNAGLPLFSSIWTHERWMDLWFFLLPLSFFQVFPDWFLSKVIGSVEFPADGFPKIGTVSGYMAGLWVIPLFLSTFISIRYRKRVSQAPAIQSYLIGGSVAFLIFLGSEEFSYLIPVWFAKNVFTVGHVAVYVLIPEFILGAFAAYAYHVSEYASLPEKVLWAFLTMLVYLGALAFFFLLIEGSSKIPIPI, encoded by the coding sequence ATGAAATTCTCCGAAAAACACGTCTTAGGTTTTCACGCCGTCTTTACTATCCTTGCGGCTCTGATTCTTTTTAGTCCCGGAAGTCTTTCCACCGGCTGGAGAATGTTCTGCATCGTTCTCCTCTACAACGCCGGACTTCCTCTTTTTTCCAGCATCTGGACTCACGAACGCTGGATGGATCTCTGGTTCTTTCTTTTACCTTTGAGTTTTTTTCAAGTGTTCCCCGATTGGTTTTTATCCAAGGTGATCGGCTCTGTGGAATTTCCTGCGGATGGATTTCCAAAGATCGGAACCGTCTCCGGTTATATGGCGGGTCTTTGGGTGATCCCCTTGTTTCTTTCCACGTTTATCTCGATCCGTTATCGGAAACGAGTTTCCCAAGCCCCGGCGATCCAGAGTTACTTGATCGGAGGCTCGGTCGCGTTTTTGATCTTCTTAGGTTCGGAAGAATTTTCTTATCTCATTCCAGTCTGGTTTGCGAAGAATGTTTTTACGGTTGGACACGTCGCCGTTTACGTCCTGATTCCGGAATTCATTCTTGGAGCTTTTGCTGCGTATGCCTATCACGTTTCGGAATACGCTTCTTTACCGGAAAAAGTTCTCTGGGCTTTTTTGACGATGCTCGTTTATTTGGGTGCTCTTGCTTTCTTCTTTTTGTTAATCGAAGGAAGTTCTAAGATTCCGATTCCGATTTAA
- the lepA gene encoding translation elongation factor 4: MNVQQKFIRNFSIIAHIDHGKSTLADRLLEIGHVTNDRTKKDQILDSMDIERERGITIKANNATFDYLAEDGNTYTMNLLDTPGHVDFTYEVSRSLKACEGVLLIVDASQGVEAQTLANLYLAMEQDLAIVPVMNKIDLPAADVEKTKVQIEESLGLDADKAVAISAKTGLNVKAVLEEITRQIPAPQGDPDGPLKALIYDSYFDPYMGVVIKIRVFDGRIKKGDRFLIMSTGKDFTVNEVGINRITMTPTESLGAGEVGYLIAGIKKVSDAKTGDTITLFSNPTKESIPGYKEAKPMVFSGLYPINGEQFDELVDAIEKLKLNDAALVFEKESSMALGFGFRVGYLGLLHMEIVQERLEREFNLDLITTAPSVKYIIRKKNGEVEEVDNPSRFPDPIAMESTEEPYVKATIITPNEYVGNIMALANDKRGIQLDTVYLTQDKVQLTYELPLAELIFEFYDKLKSFTRGYASLDYEPSGYKVSQLVKMDILVNAEPVDALSMIVHRTKAEQRGREIIEKLKDLIPRHQFMIPIQAAVGGKILARESISALRKNVTAKCYGGDITRKKKLLEKQKEGKKRMKQIGNVEIPQEAFLAVLKTSN; this comes from the coding sequence ATGAATGTCCAACAGAAATTTATTCGTAACTTCTCCATCATAGCCCATATCGATCATGGGAAATCCACTCTGGCTGACAGACTTTTAGAGATTGGTCACGTTACAAATGACAGAACCAAAAAAGACCAGATCTTAGATTCCATGGATATCGAAAGAGAAAGGGGAATCACGATCAAAGCAAACAACGCTACCTTTGATTATCTCGCAGAAGACGGAAATACTTATACGATGAATCTCCTCGATACTCCGGGACACGTAGACTTTACCTATGAAGTTTCTCGTTCTCTCAAAGCCTGCGAAGGAGTTCTTTTGATCGTGGACGCAAGTCAGGGAGTGGAAGCTCAGACTCTCGCAAACCTCTATCTCGCAATGGAACAAGATCTTGCGATCGTTCCTGTCATGAACAAGATCGATCTTCCCGCGGCGGATGTGGAAAAAACCAAAGTTCAAATCGAAGAAAGTTTGGGTCTGGACGCGGACAAAGCGGTTGCGATATCAGCAAAGACAGGACTCAACGTAAAAGCGGTTCTGGAAGAAATCACAAGACAAATCCCGGCTCCTCAAGGGGATCCGGACGGACCTCTTAAAGCTCTGATCTACGATTCTTACTTTGATCCTTATATGGGAGTTGTCATCAAGATCCGAGTTTTTGACGGGAGAATTAAGAAAGGCGATCGTTTTCTCATCATGAGTACGGGAAAAGACTTTACCGTCAACGAAGTGGGGATCAATCGAATCACGATGACTCCTACCGAAAGTTTAGGCGCTGGAGAAGTCGGTTACCTCATTGCCGGGATCAAAAAAGTTTCCGATGCAAAGACGGGAGATACGATTACACTATTCTCCAATCCGACAAAAGAATCGATCCCTGGTTACAAAGAAGCAAAGCCGATGGTTTTCTCCGGACTTTATCCGATCAACGGAGAACAGTTCGACGAACTCGTAGACGCGATCGAAAAACTGAAACTGAATGACGCAGCCCTTGTATTTGAAAAAGAAAGTTCGATGGCACTCGGTTTCGGATTTCGCGTGGGATATCTTGGACTTCTTCACATGGAAATCGTTCAGGAACGTTTAGAGAGAGAATTCAATCTCGACCTGATTACAACGGCTCCTTCCGTAAAATATATCATTCGAAAAAAGAACGGAGAAGTGGAAGAGGTGGACAATCCTTCTCGTTTTCCGGATCCGATCGCGATGGAATCTACGGAAGAACCCTATGTCAAGGCTACGATCATAACCCCGAACGAATATGTCGGAAATATCATGGCTCTCGCCAACGACAAACGAGGAATTCAGTTGGATACGGTCTATCTAACTCAAGACAAGGTTCAGTTGACTTACGAACTTCCTCTTGCGGAACTTATATTCGAATTTTATGATAAACTCAAGTCTTTTACGAGAGGTTACGCCTCTTTGGACTATGAACCTTCCGGTTATAAGGTGTCTCAACTCGTAAAGATGGACATTCTCGTAAACGCCGAGCCCGTGGACGCGCTTTCGATGATCGTTCACAGAACAAAGGCTGAACAAAGAGGAAGGGAGATCATCGAAAAACTAAAAGACCTCATTCCTAGACATCAGTTTATGATTCCGATTCAAGCCGCCGTCGGTGGAAAAATTCTCGCGAGAGAAAGTATTTCCGCGCTCCGCAAAAACGTAACCGCGAAGTGTTACGGTGGGGATATTACTCGAAAGAAAAAACTCTTAGAGAAACAAAAAGAAGGTAAGAAGAGGATGAAACAAATCGGTAACGTGGAAATCCCTCAAGAAGCTTTCTTGGCTGTTTTGAAGACAAGCAATTAA
- a CDS encoding diacylglycerol/polyprenol kinase family protein, with protein MTNSVRFNYARKLWHLLGLIVPVCYYQDVFSGAWSLLNATRAVISVTLVVCLAIILLLEYLRFRFPGFQKFFLSIAGVLMKEEEKTRLNGTLPYFLSCTFVVFLFPPEISILSMLFLVIGDPTAAWVGTFYGRRRFSNGKSVEGIVAFIVACTIVGFLFMFISDTYGKQNFLKAEGFVFYNNFIFLIPAILISAVTELYCGTYWNGLIDDNLLIPTVSAVVLGLTAWLVLGVEPSTIFLNPAELFLKG; from the coding sequence GTGACAAATTCGGTTCGATTCAATTACGCACGTAAACTCTGGCATCTCCTTGGATTGATTGTTCCCGTCTGTTATTATCAGGATGTTTTTTCCGGAGCCTGGAGTCTTTTGAATGCCACCCGCGCCGTGATCTCGGTGACTCTTGTTGTTTGCCTCGCGATCATTCTTCTTCTCGAATATCTTCGATTTCGTTTTCCCGGTTTTCAGAAATTTTTTCTTTCGATTGCGGGGGTTTTGATGAAGGAAGAGGAAAAAACAAGACTCAACGGAACTCTTCCTTATTTTCTTTCTTGTACGTTTGTAGTTTTTCTTTTTCCTCCCGAGATTTCGATTCTTTCCATGCTCTTTCTCGTGATCGGAGATCCGACCGCGGCTTGGGTTGGAACGTTTTACGGAAGGAGAAGATTTTCCAACGGAAAATCGGTGGAAGGGATTGTGGCTTTTATCGTGGCGTGCACGATCGTCGGCTTTTTATTTATGTTTATTTCCGATACCTACGGAAAACAAAATTTTCTAAAGGCTGAAGGTTTCGTATTTTATAATAACTTTATATTCTTAATTCCTGCAATTTTGATTTCTGCCGTTACCGAACTCTACTGTGGAACGTATTGGAACGGGCTTATCGACGATAACCTTTTGATTCCAACGGTTTCGGCCGTGGTTTTGGGGTTAACCGCTTGGTTGGTGTTAGGAGTCGAACCTTCTACTATTTTTTTAAATCCGGCTGAATTGTTTTTGAAGGGTTGA
- a CDS encoding 1-aminocyclopropane-1-carboxylate deaminase, with translation MGNAELFIARDDRLALGVGTKFRKFFGIHSTLEKNKIKNVILQGELHSNALSAFAFLFRNFGYRIETIAYARNRERTTANSLFVKRNSHSLEVCNSRTEWKEKVGTIHPKKEGIYLVPEYGFSSEASNSLDILWEGISFSQFDFLVLDIGSGLTWLSANRFFQNSIPILGISVGLPKRKMISWLEEKKESLEHTEYKIAEERILEFRNFQGFGSKDISILEYCKKFYSEYQIPVEPIYSGKSLFEIQRRCESGELKGKVLYLHQGGLWNFLDLFLPSKRKAE, from the coding sequence ATGGGAAACGCTGAACTTTTTATTGCGCGGGATGATCGTCTTGCTTTGGGCGTGGGGACGAAGTTTCGTAAGTTTTTTGGAATTCATTCCACATTAGAAAAAAATAAAATCAAGAATGTGATTCTACAAGGTGAATTGCATAGTAACGCGTTGTCCGCTTTCGCGTTTCTCTTTCGAAATTTCGGGTATCGGATCGAAACGATTGCCTACGCGAGAAATCGAGAAAGGACAACCGCTAATTCCCTATTTGTAAAAAGGAATTCTCATTCTTTAGAGGTTTGTAATTCTCGAACGGAATGGAAGGAGAAGGTGGGTACGATCCACCCAAAAAAAGAAGGAATCTATTTAGTTCCGGAATACGGATTTTCATCGGAAGCTTCGAATTCTCTCGATATTCTTTGGGAGGGGATTTCCTTTTCGCAATTTGATTTTTTGGTCTTGGACATCGGTTCGGGGTTAACTTGGTTGTCAGCGAATCGATTTTTCCAAAATTCCATTCCGATCCTTGGAATCTCCGTAGGTCTTCCGAAGAGAAAGATGATTTCCTGGTTGGAAGAGAAGAAGGAATCTTTGGAACATACCGAATATAAGATTGCAGAGGAGCGGATTTTAGAGTTTCGAAACTTTCAAGGTTTTGGTTCCAAGGACATAAGCATTTTAGAATATTGTAAAAAATTCTACTCGGAATATCAAATTCCGGTCGAACCGATCTATTCGGGAAAATCTTTATTTGAAATTCAGAGAAGGTGCGAATCCGGAGAACTCAAGGGTAAGGTTTTGTATCTGCATCAGGGCGGTCTCTGGAATTTTTTGGATCTTTTTCTGCCTTCCAAAAGGAAAGCGGAATGA
- a CDS encoding YheT family hydrolase gives MSSQPFKPKRFLKGKHLQTVYSTFFPPPNHLRTTYYVEDILLQLGDGSGDAVWLEHNPPLQNYSSSAPKWNRTYIVMIHGMEGTSDSSYLVTLAQNALQRGYGCVRMNLRNCGRGQGFSKGTYNIGQTKDVQDVIDFVWEKLSHRIFLSGFSLSASLVLKYLGERRNHKVEAFSSTNPPLDLLKGCEFIDSAEGRFYRDRFVSEFRKKIKSKIIQLPPELEKNAFETKTFFDFDDLVTAPFFGYRGALDYYQDCSSKHYIPLIRHPGIVIHSEDDPVVPPFDWEKIGWENLPHIQTILTPKGGHVGFLTDPTPEIPDGRWLNKIILDYFDSKVESGS, from the coding sequence ATGAGTTCGCAACCCTTCAAACCAAAACGATTTCTCAAAGGCAAACACCTCCAGACCGTATACAGTACGTTCTTCCCTCCGCCGAATCATCTCAGAACAACGTATTACGTAGAAGACATTTTACTCCAGTTGGGAGACGGATCCGGAGACGCGGTCTGGCTCGAACACAACCCTCCTCTTCAAAATTATTCTTCTTCGGCTCCGAAATGGAACAGAACTTATATCGTGATGATTCACGGAATGGAAGGAACTTCGGACAGTTCTTATCTTGTAACGCTCGCGCAGAATGCTCTGCAAAGGGGCTACGGATGTGTTCGGATGAATCTAAGAAACTGCGGACGAGGCCAGGGATTTTCAAAGGGAACGTATAACATCGGTCAGACGAAAGACGTTCAAGACGTGATCGACTTTGTTTGGGAAAAACTTTCTCACAGAATTTTTCTCTCCGGATTCTCCCTTTCTGCGAGTTTGGTTTTAAAGTATTTAGGAGAAAGACGCAATCATAAGGTGGAAGCCTTTTCTTCCACAAATCCCCCGTTGGATCTTTTGAAAGGTTGCGAGTTTATCGACTCCGCTGAAGGAAGATTTTATAGAGATCGTTTCGTTTCCGAATTCCGGAAAAAAATTAAAAGTAAAATCATACAACTTCCTCCGGAACTCGAGAAGAATGCTTTTGAAACAAAGACGTTCTTTGACTTCGACGATCTTGTAACGGCTCCTTTTTTTGGCTACCGAGGCGCTTTGGATTATTACCAAGATTGTTCTAGTAAACACTATATTCCCTTGATTCGTCATCCGGGAATTGTAATTCATTCCGAGGATGATCCGGTTGTTCCTCCCTTTGATTGGGAGAAAATCGGATGGGAGAATTTGCCGCATATCCAGACGATCCTCACTCCCAAAGGGGGACACGTTGGATTCTTAACCGATCCTACTCCGGAAATTCCGGACGGGAGATGGTTGAATAAAATTATTCTGGATTATTTCGATTCGAAAGTAGAATCTGGAAGCTGA
- a CDS encoding succinate dehydrogenase/fumarate reductase iron-sulfur subunit, with protein MDLKLKVWRQKSGEEKGKIVDYDAKDVSPNMSFLEMLDVVNEELIVKGEEPIAFEHDCREGICGSCNLMINGQAHGPHQGVTTCQLHMRSFKDGDTVYVEPWRAKAFPVLKDLIVDRSAFDRIIQSGGFVSINTGGAPDANALPIPKVDADIAMDAATCIGCGACVASCKNASAMLFVSAKITHLGLLPQGKVEQKERVKKMINAMDKEGFGNCTNQYECEAVCPKSIKRDFIRTMNKDFILS; from the coding sequence ATGGATCTGAAACTCAAAGTCTGGAGACAAAAGAGCGGAGAAGAAAAGGGAAAGATCGTCGACTACGACGCAAAAGACGTTTCCCCGAACATGTCTTTCTTGGAGATGTTGGACGTTGTCAACGAAGAACTCATCGTAAAGGGAGAGGAACCGATCGCTTTCGAACACGACTGTCGGGAAGGAATCTGCGGTTCCTGTAACCTGATGATCAACGGACAAGCTCACGGTCCTCACCAGGGCGTGACCACTTGCCAGCTTCATATGCGTTCCTTCAAAGACGGAGATACCGTTTACGTGGAACCTTGGAGAGCGAAGGCATTCCCTGTTCTCAAAGATCTCATTGTAGACAGAAGTGCATTTGATAGAATCATTCAGTCCGGCGGATTTGTGAGTATCAACACAGGGGGAGCTCCGGACGCAAACGCATTACCGATTCCTAAAGTAGATGCTGACATCGCGATGGATGCGGCGACTTGTATCGGTTGCGGGGCTTGTGTCGCTTCTTGTAAGAATGCAAGCGCGATGCTCTTTGTTTCGGCGAAGATCACTCACCTCGGTCTTTTACCACAAGGAAAAGTGGAACAAAAAGAACGTGTGAAAAAGATGATCAACGCGATGGACAAAGAAGGTTTTGGAAACTGCACAAACCAATACGAGTGCGAGGCAGTTTGTCCAAAATCGATCAAGAGAGATTTTATCCGGACGATGAACAAGGATTTTATCCTTTCTTAA